The following coding sequences are from one Nicotiana tomentosiformis chromosome 3, ASM39032v3, whole genome shotgun sequence window:
- the LOC104094334 gene encoding uncharacterized protein yields the protein MDADERLTALKRAYADIILNTAKEAAARIMSSEQKAVRYKQELKVAKEEALGMLLRLKQMMDSKISEAELTSLSQQRKIEELEAQLQEAEDIVNDLRVDLREVQAELERVTSSEEKEVQNLGKDDTATPVELPEENIVVLPPESQKEFLTISDTKAPNMKQNNQGNQSCSKMVQIGKPYVAGPDLPSIILRSKVPELYRNGCTQRIRACEGNLLDGDISVSKRENENGDGIDEGERICSAPNHKVDDAVNPEEEFQQADDLLSSWHLLKSFRRKRRRAVRNRKVDYSSPTSSSDHFLNVDKTSNTGGLRAHSSTAGDCPPDEDPSQVGQSLSIEKAEPDMKLGLTEMDGTELQSAETSGVLNATVRDELVMAKIDPPRQGSRYLESLEVPVYRTDLENISRQLFNSESKTSDANDEVPSQTVNDRVIKYTFQRKRKRESLSVLEENAPIEKISSKEINGEKQNDLEPNMSSSVTESSRDSRRVAQVARQLISLSEKKWWQ from the exons ATGGACGCCGACGAG AGACTGACGGCTTTGAAGAGGGCGTATGCGGATATAATACTGAACACGGCTAAGGAGGCGGCGGCGAGGATTATGTCGTCGGAACAGAAAGCTGTTAGGTATAAGCAGGAGCTCAAAGTGGCAAAAGAGGAGGCGCTTGGTATGCTGCTGCGtctcaaacaaatgatggattctAAG ATTAGTGAAGCAGAGTTGACGTCCTTGAGTCAACAGAGGAAGATTGAAGAACTTGAAGCTCAACTTCAGGAAGCAGAAGATATTGTCAATGATCTCAGAGTAGATCTTAGAGAAGTTCAGGCTGAACTTGAGAGGGTGACCAGCTCCGAAGAGAAGGAAGTACAGAACTTAGGGAAAGATGACACTGCTACTCCTGTAGAACTACCTGAGGAAAACATAGTTGTGTTGCCTCCAGAATCTCAGAAGGAGTTTTTGACAATTTCTGACACCAAGGCTCCGAATATGAAGCAGAACAATCAGGGCAATCAGTCATGTAGCAAAATGGTTCAAATTGGAAAACCTTACGTTGCAGGTCCAGATTTACCCTCTATCATTTTGAGAAGCAAAGTGCCAGAGTTGTACCGAAATGGGTGTACGCAGAGAATTCGTGCTTGTGAAGGAAACCTTTTAGATGGAGATATATCTGTTTCCAAACGAGAAAATGAGAATGGTGATGGAATAGATGAAGGTGAAAGGATCTGTTCAGCACCTAATCATAAGGTTGATGATGCGGTTAATCCAGAGGAAGAGTTTCAACAAGCAGATGACTTGCTTAGCAGCTGGCACCTTTTGAAATCTTTTCGCCGGAAAAGAAGAAGAGCTGTGAGAAATAGGAAAGTCGATTATTCTTCACCAACAAGCAGTTCTGATCATTTCCTGAATGTTGATAAAACGTCGAACACTGGTGGCTTGAGAGCTCACTCCAGTACTGCCGGAGATTGTCCTCCTGATGAAGATCCTTCTCAGGTGGGACAGAGCTTGTCAATAGAAAAGGCTGAACCAGACATGAAGCTGGGATTGACTGAAATGGATGGAACTGAACTACAGTCTGCTGAAACTTCTGGCGTTCTAAATGCAACAGTCAGGGATGAGTTAGTGATGGCAAAGATAGATCCTCCAAGACAAGGAAGTAGATATTTAGAGAGTTTAGAAGTTCCTGTTTACAGAACCGATCTTGAAAACATTAGCCGTCAGTTATTTAACTCAGAGTCAAAGACATCTGATGCAAATGATGAGGTTCCTAGCCAAACTGTGAATGATAGAGTCATCAAATACACCTTTCAAAGAAAGAGGAAGAGAGAATCGTTGAGTGTATTAGAAGAGAATGCTCCAATCGAGAAGATCTCTTCAAAGGAAATAAATGGAGAGAAACAAAATGATCTGGAGCCAAATATGTCAAGTTCTGTGACAGAATCATCACGAGACAGTCGCCGAGTGGCACAGGTTGCACGGCAG CTAATTTCTTTGTCAGAGAAGAAGTGGTGGCAGTGA
- the LOC104094332 gene encoding TORTIFOLIA1-like protein 3, translating to MSVQSKQNQNQTRDMKHRVLTCLHKLSDRDTHSAAASELESIAKTLSPETIPPFVSSIAATDSSDKSPVRKQCLRLISLLSEHHGDSLSPHLSKLLTAVVRRLRDPDSAVRAACVSACASISSHLTRPPFSSIIKPFLEALFTEQEMNAQIGAALCLAAAIEASPDPDIACLRKSLPRFEKLLKSESFKAKAALLTLIGSVIAVGGASSQQIVRNLVPYLVEFVSSDDWAARKASAEALQRLAVVEGDALSEFKASCLKTFEAKRFDKVKAVRETMNQMLEAWKGIPDLSDDGSPPPQSNSSSKEIASDGRYPPGLKTSRAVSSSTPSVKRPANKSSIADDSTPPAARKGRPLDSSEKKSSPAIFRKLDRKKPWKVEVSASHGSSGTIASEDDHQNKDGIKLGKDKLETHERPEVKRTLFSKITNETKNGVVKAGSRVVPYQDEISEATVVVSNGTGDLCRNPKDCEDLSLIRKQLVQIETQQSNLLELLQKFMGNSQNGMRSLETRVHGLELALDEISFDLAMSNGRMSKTNSAATCCKLPGAEFLTSKLWKRTEGRGATSHFSASGVASSAVGVISNEAGERFKLEHRRHRLHSSRGFIVNPLAEIHGDPQGISEPSIGGVSKNLRNGV from the exons ATGTCGGTCCAGAGTAAGCAGAACCAGAACCAAACACGTGACATGAAGCACCGAGTACTCACATGCCTCCACAAGCTTTCCGACCGGGACACGCATTCCGCGGCGGCTTCTGAACTCGAGTCCATTGCTAAAACCCTTTCCCCTGAAACAATTCCTCCTTTTGTTTCCTCCATTGCCGCCACCGATTCCTCCGATAAATCTCCAGTCCGTAAACAATGCCTCCGCCTCATCTCTCTTCTCTCCGAGCACCACGGCGATTCACTCTCTCCTCATCTCTCAAAGCTTCTCACCGCCGTCGTTCGCCGCCTCCGTGATCCTGATTCCGCCGTACGCGCCGCCTGCGTGTCTGCTTGTGCTTCCATTTCGTCGCACTTGACTAGACCTCCGTTCTCTTCCATTATCAAGCCGTTCCTGGAAGCGCTTTTCACGGAACAGGAGATGAACGCGCAGATCGGCGCCGCCTTGTGCTTGGCGGCAGCTATCGAGGCGTCGCCAGATCCGGATATTGCCTGTTTGAGGAAGTCGTTGCCGAgatttgagaagttgcttaaaagtGAGAGCTTCAAAGCGAAGGCAGCACTGCTTACGTTGATTGGCAGTGTGATCGCAGTGGGAGGAGCTTCTAGTCAGCAGATTGTGAGGAATTTGGTGCCGTACTTGGTTGAATTCGTGAGTAGTGATGATTGGGCGGCTAGGAAAGCCAGCGCTGAGGCTTTACAGAGGCTCGCGGTAGTCGAAGGAGACGCTCTATCCGAGTTCAAAGCCTCGTGCTTGAAGACTTTTGAAGCGAAACGATTCGATAAG GTAAAGGCAGTTAGGGAAACAATGAATCAAATGTTGGAGGCATGGAAGGGAATCCCTGATTTGTCTGATGATGGTTCCCCTCCTCCCCAGTCAAATTCCTCTTCCAAAG AAATTGCAAGTGATGGACGTTACCCACCTGGTTTGAAGACTTCCAGGGCTGTGAGCTCCAGTACTCCTAGTGTAAAAAGACCGGCTAACAAGTCTTCTATAGCAGATGATTCAACTCCTCCTGCTGCCCGGAAAGGTCGTCCTCTGGACAGTAGTGAAAAGAAATCAAGTCCAGCAATCTTTCGCAAACTTGATCGTAAGAAGCcatggaaagttgaagtttctgCTTCTCATGGTTCTTCTGGTACCATCGCTTCTGAGGATGATCACCAAAATAAAGATGGGATAAAGTTGGGCAAAGACAAGTTGGAAACACATGAAAGACCTGAAGTCAAACGGACTCTTTTCAGTAAGATCACTAATGAAACCAAGAATGGTGTGGTGAAGGCTGGATCTCGTGTGGTTCCGTATCAAGATGAGATATCAGAAGCTACTGTAGTTGTGAGTAATGGAACTGGAGATCTCTGTCGGAACCCAAAAGATTGTGAAGATCTCTCTCTGATCCGAAAACAACTGGTTCAAATTGAAACTCAGCAGTCCAATTTGTTAGAGCTTCTGCAG AAATTTATGGGGAACTCACAAAATGGCATGCGTTCTCTGGAGACACGTGTTCATGGTCTGGAGCTGGCATTAGATGAAATCTCATTTGACTTGGCTATGTCAAATGGAAGGATGTCAAAAACCAACTCTGCAGCCACGTGTTGCAAGCTACCAGGTGCAGAattcttgacttcaaaactttgGAAGAGAACAGAAGGTCGCGGCGCAACTTCACACTTTTCTGCTTCTGGAGTAGCCTCATCAGCAGTAGGTGTTATAAGCAACGAAGCTGGTGAAAGATTTAAGTTGGAGCATAGGAGACATCGGCTCCATAGTAGTCGTGGGTTTATTGTGAACCCATTAGCTGAAATTCATGGTGACCCCCAAGGAATTTCTGAACCTTCGATCGGTGGAGTTTCAAAAAATTTGCGAAATGGTGTATGA